A single genomic interval of Portunus trituberculatus isolate SZX2019 chromosome 41, ASM1759143v1, whole genome shotgun sequence harbors:
- the LOC123516609 gene encoding NADH dehydrogenase [ubiquinone] 1 beta subcomplex subunit 9-like, whose product MIPSKCLEGMLYQRKETKTAARGLKKRKKQLVRSTPLVCRESSSRSPAEMSHLVTRVTTHSRKVCSLYKRSLRNLEAWYDRRYMYRYRAVLLRARFDENKDIKDMRVAQQLLDEGEKELFSVIHYQPRQFAYSPGGVAHGREVVPPDWVLDYWHPMEKAAYPEYFARREQRKKEYVEWWEKTYGKPAEPAH is encoded by the exons ATGATACCGTCAAAATGTTTGGAAGGAATGTTATAccagagaaaagaaactaaaacagCCGCAAGAGGtctcaagaagaggaagaagcagctgGTCCGCTCCACTCCATTGGTGTGCAGGGAGAGCAGCAGTAGGTCTCCGGCAGAGATGTCTCATCTGGTCACGAGAGTTACCACACATAGCCGTAAAGTATGTTCCCTGTACAAGCGGTCCCTCAGGAACCTGGAGGCGTGGTATGACAGACG ATATATGTATCGGTATCGTGCTGTACTTCTTCGGGCAAGGTTTGATGAGAACAAGGACATTAAAGATATGAGGGTAGCACAGCAACTCTTGGATGAAGGCGAGAAAGAACTGTTCAGTGTGATTCATTACCAGCCACGCCAGT TTGCATACTCTCCTGGTGGTGTGGCTCATGGACGTGAGGTGGTGCCCCCTGATTGGGTGCTGGACTATTGGCACCCCATGGAGAAAGCTGCTTATCCAGAATACTTTGCCAGGCGTGAACAGCGTAAGAAGGAGTACGTCGAATGGTGGGAAAAGACCTATGGCAAGCCAGCAGAACCAGCACATTAA